From one Luteipulveratus mongoliensis genomic stretch:
- a CDS encoding acyl-CoA dehydrogenase family protein — protein MPVDRLMPTPESEDLIELTREICSRALAPRVDAAERSAEMPRDVYRTLGEAGLLSLPYAEEYGGGGQPYEVYLQVVEEIAGAWMSVAVGTSVHSLSCYPLATFGSEEQRKTFLPDMLGGTLLGAYGLSEPNAGSDVSAISTRARAAADGASYTVRGRKAWISNAGYADFYTTFVRTGDHPTRGLSCLLIPADVEGLSFGEPERKMGLASDPVREVILEDAVVDAGRLIGDEGQGMPIALSALDSGRLGIAAAATGLGQAALDLAISYAKERQQFGRAIADNQGLAFLLADMEAAVSSGRTAYLYAARLRDAGRPFTREAAVAKLTATDAVMKVTTDAVQVLGGAGYTQDFPAERMMRDAKVTQIFEGTNQIQRLVISRQLLRG, from the coding sequence ATGCCCGTCGATCGCCTCATGCCGACACCGGAGTCGGAGGACCTCATCGAGCTCACTCGCGAGATCTGCTCGCGGGCGCTCGCCCCACGCGTCGATGCTGCCGAGCGGTCCGCAGAGATGCCTCGCGACGTCTATCGCACCCTGGGTGAGGCCGGCCTCCTGTCCCTGCCTTACGCCGAGGAGTACGGCGGTGGTGGGCAGCCGTACGAGGTCTACCTCCAGGTCGTCGAGGAGATCGCCGGCGCCTGGATGTCGGTCGCGGTCGGCACGTCGGTGCACTCCCTCAGCTGCTACCCGCTGGCGACCTTCGGGTCCGAGGAGCAGCGCAAGACGTTCCTGCCCGACATGCTGGGCGGCACCCTGCTCGGCGCGTACGGGCTGTCCGAGCCCAATGCCGGCTCGGACGTCTCCGCCATCTCGACCCGCGCACGGGCGGCTGCCGATGGGGCGTCGTACACCGTCCGTGGCCGCAAGGCGTGGATCTCCAACGCGGGTTACGCCGACTTCTACACGACGTTCGTCCGCACGGGTGACCACCCGACACGCGGCCTGTCCTGCCTCCTGATCCCGGCCGATGTCGAGGGTCTGTCGTTCGGTGAGCCGGAGCGCAAGATGGGCCTGGCAAGTGACCCGGTGCGCGAGGTCATCCTGGAAGACGCAGTCGTCGACGCGGGCCGATTGATCGGCGACGAGGGTCAGGGCATGCCGATCGCGCTGTCCGCACTCGACTCGGGACGACTCGGAATCGCAGCAGCCGCAACGGGACTCGGCCAGGCCGCGTTGGACCTGGCGATCTCCTATGCCAAGGAGCGTCAGCAGTTCGGTCGGGCGATCGCGGACAACCAGGGGCTGGCGTTCCTGCTGGCCGACATGGAGGCCGCGGTCTCGTCCGGTCGTACGGCCTATCTCTACGCCGCCCGATTGCGTGACGCCGGCCGACCGTTCACGCGTGAAGCAGCCGTTGCCAAGCTCACCGCCACTGACGCCGTGATGAAGGTGACCACCGATGCCGTCCAGGTGCTCGGCGGCGCGGGCTACACCCAGGACTTCCCGGCGGAGCGCATGATGCGCGACGCCAAGGTGACGCAGATCTTCGAAGGCACCAACCAGATCCAGCGGCTGGTCATCTCGCGCCAGCTGTTGCGCGGCTAG
- a CDS encoding DinB family protein produces MTTERKYPDMWVDPEDDPRETDHQPRGEREILLDYLKSYRLTFEMKCEGLDAEQLARRSVPPSTMSLLGLIRHLAQVEHDWFVINMGQQDVPRLYRTEEDHDLDFNGAVADPAVVEDAWTSWRREVANSEAFVNRAESLDLSVPYDGGQLELRDVLVHMIEEYARHCGHADLLRECVDGRTGQ; encoded by the coding sequence ATGACCACGGAGCGGAAGTACCCCGACATGTGGGTCGACCCCGAGGACGACCCTCGTGAGACCGACCATCAGCCGCGCGGTGAGCGAGAGATCCTGCTCGACTACCTCAAGAGCTATCGGCTGACGTTCGAGATGAAGTGCGAGGGTCTGGACGCCGAGCAGCTCGCGCGACGTTCAGTGCCACCGTCGACGATGTCCCTGCTCGGGCTGATCCGGCACCTGGCCCAGGTCGAGCACGACTGGTTCGTCATCAACATGGGGCAGCAGGACGTGCCGCGGCTCTATCGCACCGAGGAGGACCACGACCTCGACTTCAACGGAGCGGTCGCCGACCCGGCTGTCGTCGAGGACGCCTGGACGTCGTGGCGTCGCGAGGTGGCGAACTCCGAGGCGTTCGTCAACCGTGCCGAATCACTTGACCTGTCAGTGCCGTACGACGGTGGGCAGCTCGAGCTGCGCGACGTGCTCGTGCACATGATCGAGGAGTACGCCCGCCACTGCGGCCACGCGGACCTGCTGCGTGAGTGCGTTGACGGCCGCACCGGCCAATAG
- a CDS encoding SDR family NAD(P)-dependent oxidoreductase, with protein sequence MQINDSTVALITGGGSGLGEATARRLYADGAAVVIVDLEGSHGADVASSLGDRARFVAADVRNEAQVQAAVDAAGELGELRIVVSCAGIGTPGRIISKRGLLPLEDYRNVIEINLIGTFNVLRLAAQAMLTNEPVDGDRGVVVMTASVAAFDGQIGQAAYASSKGGVVGLTLTSARDLADKGIRVMTIAPGTFETPMLAGLPNDVKTVLEQQVPHPSRLGNPAEYGALVAHIVDNPMLNGEVIRLDGALRMPPR encoded by the coding sequence TTGCAGATCAACGACTCCACCGTCGCACTCATCACGGGCGGCGGCTCCGGCCTCGGCGAGGCGACCGCACGACGGCTGTACGCCGATGGCGCGGCTGTCGTCATCGTCGACCTCGAGGGTTCGCACGGCGCGGACGTCGCGTCATCGCTCGGTGACCGCGCCCGCTTCGTGGCGGCGGACGTACGCAACGAGGCTCAGGTCCAGGCTGCTGTCGACGCTGCGGGCGAGCTCGGCGAGCTGCGCATCGTGGTGAGCTGCGCCGGCATCGGCACTCCCGGCCGCATCATCAGCAAGCGTGGGCTGCTGCCGCTGGAGGACTACCGCAACGTCATCGAGATCAACCTGATCGGCACCTTCAACGTGCTGCGCCTGGCCGCGCAGGCGATGCTCACCAACGAGCCGGTCGATGGAGACCGCGGCGTCGTGGTGATGACCGCCTCCGTGGCGGCGTTCGACGGCCAGATCGGGCAGGCGGCGTACGCCTCGTCCAAGGGCGGCGTGGTCGGTCTGACCCTGACGTCGGCCCGCGACCTCGCCGACAAGGGCATCCGCGTCATGACCATCGCGCCGGGCACCTTCGAGACGCCGATGCTGGCTGGTCTGCCCAACGACGTGAAGACCGTGCTGGAGCAGCAGGTCCCGCACCCGTCCCGCCTCGGCAACCCGGCCGAGTACGGCGCGCTGGTGGCGCACATCGTGGACAACCCGATGCTCAACGGTGAGGTCATCCGCCTCGACGGCGCGCTGCGGATGCCGCCCCGCTGA
- a CDS encoding SDR family NAD(P)-dependent oxidoreductase: MTKPDPAGRVGEPPRARRIETTAGADAESPQNAPGLDTPSASAPGYSTSGLSGLVIVVTGAAGAAGPPVVRRLVAAGATVVAADVDPDKLAALAADVEGPGRVETAVVDLLDEPATLGWGHELLEDHGRIDGLLHLVGGWRGGKGIVESDLSDWDVLHDSLIRTLQHASRAFHDPIKASPRGRLAIVSTIQVPKPSATNASYAAAKAATETWTLAVADSFTGSEAAATVVRIMALLTPAMREAKPDAKFKGFTAVDDVAATLVGLWDQPASELNGAIVDGR, translated from the coding sequence ATGACCAAGCCCGATCCCGCTGGTCGAGTAGGCGAGCCCCCTAGGGCGAGACGTATCGAGACCACCGCAGGCGCGGACGCAGAGTCTCCCCAGAACGCACCGGGTCTCGATACGCCCTCCGCTAGCGCTCCGGGCTACTCGACCAGCGGGTTGTCGGGGCTTGTCATCGTCGTCACGGGGGCGGCGGGTGCGGCAGGTCCGCCGGTCGTACGCCGGCTGGTCGCCGCCGGGGCCACGGTGGTGGCCGCGGACGTCGACCCCGACAAGCTCGCAGCGCTGGCCGCTGATGTCGAGGGACCCGGTCGGGTCGAGACTGCGGTCGTCGACCTGCTGGACGAGCCGGCCACGCTCGGCTGGGGGCATGAGCTCCTTGAGGACCACGGTCGGATCGACGGGCTGCTGCACCTGGTCGGCGGCTGGCGTGGCGGCAAGGGCATCGTCGAGAGCGATCTGTCGGACTGGGATGTGTTGCACGACAGCCTGATTCGCACGCTTCAGCACGCTTCGCGTGCCTTCCATGACCCGATCAAGGCCTCCCCGCGGGGTCGGCTTGCGATCGTCTCGACCATCCAGGTGCCGAAGCCGTCGGCGACCAACGCGTCGTACGCTGCCGCCAAGGCTGCCACCGAGACATGGACCCTGGCGGTCGCGGACTCGTTCACCGGCAGCGAGGCCGCGGCGACCGTCGTACGGATCATGGCGCTGCTGACTCCTGCGATGCGGGAGGCCAAGCCGGACGCGAAGTTCAAGGGCTTCACCGCGGTCGACGACGTCGCGGCGACGCTGGTCGGGCTCTGGGACCAGCCGGCGAGCGAGCTCAACGGCGCGATCGTTGACGGTCGTTAA
- a CDS encoding virginiamycin B lyase family protein produces MAAHGHQTTAQELVVTEGDAGPYAITTGPDGALWFTVVHHGLIGRLVPGETPTFHRLDPECGPTVIVPGPDGALWFTEYQAHRIGRITVAGEVAEFTIPTPESGPFGIAAGPDGALWFTQTTTDRIGRITVDGQVSEFPLPTTGAFASAITAGSDGAMWFTLNQANAIGRISMDGAVDLHPLPTEAAAPVGVASAPDGALWFVEIGAGQVGRMTPDGQITEFPLPDRAARPHAITVDDEGVAWFTEWQGNRIGSITRDGAVTLYDLPTPASEPHGITCGPDRALWAALEIGALARVPRKAD; encoded by the coding sequence ATGGCAGCTCACGGACACCAGACCACCGCGCAGGAGCTCGTCGTCACCGAAGGTGACGCTGGACCGTACGCGATCACGACCGGCCCGGACGGCGCGCTGTGGTTCACGGTCGTGCACCACGGCCTGATCGGCCGCCTCGTTCCCGGAGAGACACCGACCTTCCACCGGCTCGACCCCGAGTGCGGACCGACCGTCATCGTGCCCGGACCCGACGGCGCACTGTGGTTCACCGAGTACCAGGCGCACCGGATCGGCCGAATCACCGTTGCCGGAGAGGTGGCCGAGTTCACCATTCCGACACCGGAGAGCGGGCCGTTCGGCATCGCGGCCGGCCCGGATGGCGCGCTCTGGTTCACCCAGACGACGACGGACCGCATCGGCCGCATCACCGTCGATGGACAGGTGAGCGAGTTCCCACTCCCCACCACAGGAGCATTCGCGTCGGCGATCACGGCGGGCAGCGACGGGGCGATGTGGTTCACCCTCAACCAGGCCAACGCCATCGGCCGGATCAGCATGGACGGTGCCGTGGATCTGCACCCGTTGCCGACCGAGGCTGCAGCACCCGTCGGGGTCGCGTCGGCCCCTGACGGCGCGCTGTGGTTCGTCGAGATCGGCGCGGGCCAGGTCGGTCGGATGACGCCGGACGGACAAATCACTGAGTTCCCGTTGCCCGACCGCGCCGCGCGACCGCACGCGATCACCGTTGATGACGAAGGCGTCGCGTGGTTCACGGAGTGGCAGGGCAACCGCATCGGATCGATCACCCGCGATGGAGCCGTCACTCTCTATGACCTGCCCACGCCTGCGTCCGAGCCGCATGGCATCACCTGTGGGCCCGACCGCGCACTGTGGGCGGCACTGGAGATCGGTGCCCTCGCCCGAGTTCCCCGCAAAGCCGACTGA
- a CDS encoding NAD(P)-dependent oxidoreductase has translation MADKSVIGLLHPGAMGAAVGGCLVDGGRTVIWAAEGRSAESRARAAEAGLKEVDRVEDLLSEASVILSICPPHAALDIAAAAGDFAGTYVDANAVSPETVRRVAAALPRATFVDGGIIGSPPHVGTGTRLYVSGDESAVVRDLFAGTALSVLQVDGGVGSASALKMAYAAWTKGSGALLLAARDLARSHGVEADLLAEWDHSLPQVADRLTRAERSATAKGWRWVGEMDQIAATMRGADLPDGFHVAAADVYRGYPRPEPTLP, from the coding sequence GTGGCTGACAAGAGCGTGATCGGGCTGCTCCACCCGGGCGCGATGGGCGCAGCAGTCGGCGGCTGCCTGGTGGACGGTGGCCGGACCGTCATCTGGGCCGCAGAGGGACGGAGCGCCGAGTCGCGCGCACGCGCTGCCGAGGCAGGCCTCAAGGAGGTCGACCGCGTTGAGGACCTCCTCTCAGAGGCGAGCGTGATCTTGTCGATCTGTCCGCCGCACGCCGCGCTCGATATCGCGGCCGCGGCGGGCGACTTCGCCGGCACCTATGTCGATGCGAACGCCGTCTCGCCCGAGACCGTACGACGCGTCGCCGCGGCTCTCCCTCGGGCGACGTTCGTCGACGGTGGCATCATCGGCAGCCCGCCCCACGTCGGGACCGGCACCCGGCTGTACGTCTCGGGAGACGAATCTGCAGTCGTACGAGATCTTTTCGCCGGTACGGCGTTGTCGGTGCTGCAGGTCGACGGAGGTGTCGGTTCGGCCTCGGCGCTCAAGATGGCGTACGCCGCGTGGACCAAGGGCAGCGGTGCCCTGCTGCTGGCCGCGCGCGACCTAGCGCGGTCACACGGCGTCGAGGCCGACCTGCTCGCGGAGTGGGACCACTCGCTGCCGCAGGTCGCAGACCGCCTGACCCGGGCGGAGCGCTCCGCGACGGCCAAGGGCTGGCGCTGGGTCGGTGAGATGGACCAGATCGCCGCGACGATGCGCGGGGCAGACCTGCCGGATGGCTTCCATGTCGCCGCCGCGGACGTCTACCGCGGCTACCCGCGGCCGGAGCCGACCTTGCCCTGA
- a CDS encoding threonine aldolase family protein yields the protein MTEQTPTLNPLHDPTERGFASDNYSGVHPEILAAIVRANGGHQVSYGDDIYTAELQNVFRKHFGDQAEAFPVFNGTGANVIALQAVTDRWEAVVCTSTAHIHVDECAAPERMGGLKLHVIPTPDGKLSPELLDTMPQGKEGDEHFAQPKVVSITQTTELGTAYTVDEIKAIADYAHKRGWVLHVDGSRLSNAAASLGVPFRTFTTDVGVDIVSFGGTKNGLMVGEAVLVLNPGAVRGMKYLRKQSMQLASKMRFISAQLIALLDDDLYLRNASHANAMATRLAEAVRDVPGVRLMRPVQSNSVFPVLPHDVSRRLMDKFHFYFWDEAAGEVRWMCGFDTTESDVDTFAAAVRAEMDAQA from the coding sequence GTGACTGAGCAGACTCCCACGCTGAACCCCTTGCACGATCCGACGGAGCGCGGCTTCGCCAGCGACAACTACTCCGGGGTGCACCCGGAGATCCTGGCGGCGATCGTCCGCGCCAACGGCGGCCACCAGGTGTCGTACGGCGATGACATCTACACCGCTGAGCTGCAGAACGTGTTCCGGAAGCACTTCGGTGACCAGGCGGAGGCGTTCCCCGTCTTCAACGGCACGGGCGCGAATGTCATTGCGCTGCAAGCGGTTACGGACCGTTGGGAGGCCGTGGTCTGCACCTCGACCGCGCACATCCACGTCGACGAGTGCGCCGCTCCCGAACGCATGGGTGGCCTCAAGCTGCACGTCATCCCCACACCGGACGGCAAGCTCTCGCCGGAACTGCTGGACACGATGCCGCAGGGCAAGGAGGGCGACGAGCACTTCGCCCAGCCCAAGGTTGTCTCGATCACGCAGACGACCGAGCTCGGCACGGCCTACACCGTGGACGAGATCAAGGCCATCGCCGACTATGCGCACAAGCGCGGCTGGGTGCTGCACGTCGACGGCTCGCGGCTGTCCAATGCCGCAGCGTCGCTGGGAGTGCCCTTCCGCACCTTCACCACGGATGTCGGCGTCGACATCGTGTCGTTCGGCGGGACCAAGAACGGCCTGATGGTCGGCGAAGCCGTGCTCGTGCTGAACCCCGGCGCGGTGCGTGGCATGAAGTACCTGCGCAAGCAGTCCATGCAGCTGGCCTCCAAGATGCGGTTCATCTCGGCCCAGCTCATCGCGCTGCTCGATGACGACCTCTACCTGCGCAACGCCTCGCACGCCAACGCGATGGCGACCCGTCTCGCCGAAGCCGTGCGCGACGTACCGGGCGTACGACTGATGCGGCCCGTGCAGTCCAACTCCGTCTTTCCGGTGCTGCCGCACGACGTGTCGCGGCGACTGATGGACAAGTTCCACTTCTACTTCTGGGACGAGGCGGCCGGCGAGGTGCGCTGGATGTGCGGCTTCGACACGACCGAGTCCGACGTCGACACGTTCGCCGCGGCCGTCCGCGCGGAGATGGACGCCCAGGCGTAG
- a CDS encoding DUF6421 family protein, with protein MSVFPRVTFEQSHSSAWSISRETAARLNPANPADASLARAVESLTAKGLEVSAHDAGPLTLEALAGQDVLVIAHPADAKAERVVGDLPPVLDADEIGVVEEFVRLGGGLVVLAECDQDTYGNNVNDLLARFGLSVTSTLVHESADGGRRHQGNATWVLGEPGAGLGQGLLAGVDEICFYRAGVIDVSQAPGSLVLARTSATAYPSGQPLATATRFGDGRVVVLADSDIVGDDSIDELDNARLWTNVVTWASGGSRRSTASPTRDSETAAAPEWLRLKAAVEELRLMQAKDGSVEDAGQHPRAAELVDAMKTEIAALAPRFPHDEAYLKALPVDLTTWVESGFAKPDFLDSLMAFRPDLSREDGIEHLVVFPMYTQNGNPNRVFEALLISVQWPDWLAKVEATYDNPMFLAVNFIDFTPGYDTNSAVLFPETVAVREVPKFSWGAIFCDREGARFRRVVSSASELLSLQLPPDAERLIASQELAQSTFAMWDLIHDRTHSHGDLPFDPFMIKQRMPFWMYALEELRCDLNAFRQAVELEKQGQAYAKSVQYAILFDRLFRFPITGDRVRNYDGLGGQLMFAYLHKNDALRWTDNKLSFDWRRVPEVVVALCEDVERLYRSGIDRSRVGHWLASFEFVSGYVAPHPASTWAQGAKALPLDGPPKGLTDLVQPDEFPLNVFYEALRKKMADVIASTSGITASTPERQKESA; from the coding sequence GTGAGTGTATTTCCTAGAGTGACCTTCGAGCAGTCGCACAGCAGCGCCTGGTCGATCAGCCGTGAGACCGCAGCGCGGCTCAACCCGGCCAACCCGGCCGATGCCAGCCTGGCCCGCGCGGTCGAGTCGCTGACCGCCAAGGGCCTCGAGGTGTCCGCGCACGACGCCGGCCCGTTGACGCTCGAGGCGCTTGCCGGTCAGGACGTCCTCGTCATCGCTCACCCGGCGGACGCCAAGGCCGAGCGGGTCGTCGGTGACCTCCCGCCCGTGCTCGACGCGGACGAGATCGGCGTCGTCGAGGAGTTCGTACGCCTGGGCGGCGGCCTCGTGGTCCTCGCCGAGTGCGATCAGGACACCTACGGCAACAACGTCAACGACCTGCTCGCCCGCTTCGGGCTGAGCGTCACGAGCACGCTTGTGCACGAGTCGGCCGACGGCGGCCGGCGCCACCAGGGCAACGCGACCTGGGTGCTCGGCGAGCCGGGCGCAGGCCTTGGACAGGGTCTGCTCGCGGGTGTCGACGAGATCTGCTTCTACCGCGCCGGCGTGATCGACGTGTCCCAGGCACCGGGCTCCCTTGTCCTGGCCCGCACCAGCGCCACGGCCTACCCGTCCGGCCAACCCCTTGCCACCGCAACGCGATTCGGTGACGGGCGAGTCGTCGTACTCGCCGACTCCGACATCGTCGGTGACGACTCCATCGACGAGCTCGACAACGCTCGGCTCTGGACCAACGTCGTCACCTGGGCGTCCGGCGGCAGTCGGCGATCGACCGCCTCGCCGACGCGTGACAGCGAGACGGCTGCCGCACCGGAATGGCTGCGTCTCAAGGCGGCCGTCGAGGAGCTGCGCCTGATGCAGGCCAAGGACGGGTCCGTCGAGGACGCCGGTCAGCACCCGCGTGCAGCAGAGCTCGTCGATGCGATGAAGACCGAGATCGCAGCGCTGGCACCGCGATTCCCGCATGACGAGGCCTACCTCAAGGCGCTTCCTGTCGACCTGACGACGTGGGTCGAGAGCGGGTTCGCCAAGCCGGACTTCCTCGACTCCCTCATGGCGTTCCGGCCCGATCTGTCCCGTGAGGACGGCATCGAGCACCTCGTCGTGTTCCCGATGTACACCCAGAACGGCAACCCCAACCGCGTCTTCGAAGCGCTGCTGATCTCGGTGCAGTGGCCGGACTGGTTGGCCAAGGTCGAGGCGACCTACGACAACCCGATGTTCCTGGCGGTCAACTTCATTGACTTCACGCCGGGCTACGACACCAACTCGGCGGTCCTCTTCCCCGAAACCGTTGCGGTGCGGGAGGTTCCGAAGTTCAGCTGGGGTGCGATCTTCTGCGACCGTGAGGGTGCGCGCTTCCGCCGCGTCGTCTCGTCGGCGTCCGAGCTGCTCAGTCTGCAGCTGCCGCCGGACGCGGAGCGCCTGATCGCATCGCAGGAGCTCGCGCAGTCGACCTTCGCGATGTGGGACCTGATCCATGACCGCACGCACAGCCACGGTGACCTGCCGTTCGACCCGTTCATGATCAAGCAGCGGATGCCGTTCTGGATGTACGCGCTCGAGGAGCTGCGCTGCGACCTCAACGCGTTCCGCCAGGCGGTGGAGCTGGAGAAGCAAGGACAGGCGTACGCCAAGTCCGTGCAGTACGCGATCCTCTTCGACCGGCTGTTCCGTTTCCCGATCACGGGTGACCGGGTGCGCAACTACGACGGTCTTGGCGGCCAGCTGATGTTCGCCTACCTGCACAAGAACGACGCGCTGCGCTGGACCGACAACAAGCTGTCCTTCGACTGGCGTCGGGTGCCCGAGGTCGTCGTCGCGCTGTGCGAGGACGTCGAGCGGCTCTACCGCTCCGGCATCGACCGGTCGCGCGTCGGGCACTGGCTGGCGTCGTTCGAGTTCGTCAGCGGCTACGTCGCGCCGCATCCGGCGTCGACGTGGGCTCAGGGTGCCAAGGCGTTGCCGCTGGACGGTCCGCCGAAGGGCCTCACCGACCTGGTTCAGCCGGACGAGTTCCCCCTCAACGTGTTCTATGAGGCGCTGCGTAAGAAGATGGCTGACGTGATCGCCTCCACCTCGGGCATCACCGCCAGCACCCCCGAGCGCCAGAAGGAGTCCGCATGA
- a CDS encoding HTTM domain-containing protein: MDRPSPGEALMNWFFPEMPLARIAWLRRLVYAVVLLDVLVLTAFPIGHGDVPTELYKPLPFRELLHLPQPSPVYVQVLRVVIIVSALVAMSGRLPRLAGWVCAAGMLDWLSNAYSYSKINHDHFALVVALCVLPLVGRALVSDRRTSDSAGWTLRIIQVSVVATYFLAAVAKILDAGWGWASSAVLVWALTRRGSFLSEWLVDMPWLTYVFQWISFSAELLSPIMLWLRGRMLYAVVGFWLIFHASTYLLLSIHFLPTVVCLLAFLPLERLSELKRGRTAVPSENVVG; the protein is encoded by the coding sequence GTGGACCGTCCGTCACCCGGGGAAGCCCTGATGAACTGGTTCTTCCCGGAGATGCCACTGGCCCGGATCGCCTGGCTGCGACGGCTGGTCTACGCCGTGGTGCTGCTGGACGTGCTTGTGCTGACGGCTTTCCCGATCGGTCACGGTGACGTGCCGACCGAGCTCTACAAGCCGCTGCCGTTCCGCGAGCTGTTGCACCTGCCGCAGCCGTCGCCGGTCTACGTGCAGGTGCTGCGTGTGGTGATCATCGTGTCGGCGCTGGTCGCGATGTCCGGGCGGCTGCCGCGTCTGGCGGGCTGGGTCTGCGCCGCGGGGATGCTCGACTGGCTGAGCAACGCCTACTCCTACTCCAAGATCAACCACGACCACTTCGCGCTCGTTGTGGCGCTGTGTGTCCTCCCGCTGGTGGGCCGCGCGCTGGTGAGCGACCGACGTACATCTGACTCGGCGGGCTGGACGCTGCGCATCATCCAGGTGTCCGTCGTGGCGACGTACTTCCTCGCGGCCGTCGCGAAAATCCTCGATGCCGGCTGGGGTTGGGCGTCCTCGGCCGTGCTCGTGTGGGCGCTGACCCGGCGTGGCTCGTTCCTGTCCGAGTGGCTGGTCGACATGCCCTGGCTGACCTACGTCTTCCAGTGGATCTCGTTCAGCGCGGAGCTGCTCTCCCCGATCATGCTGTGGCTGCGCGGGCGGATGCTGTACGCCGTCGTCGGCTTCTGGCTGATCTTCCACGCGTCGACGTATCTGCTCCTGTCGATCCACTTCCTGCCCACGGTCGTCTGCCTGCTCGCGTTCCTCCCGCTGGAGCGGCTGAGCGAGCTCAAGCGCGGGCGTACGGCAGTGCCCTCAGAGAATGTGGTGGGCTAG
- a CDS encoding polysaccharide deacetylase family protein, with the protein MGRGGEVSRRAAVGLSVGAAGFAVVGAAAGRGLDDYQRTHRPPSYRVAPLTETSTHGREARLVWRGPAVGRGVALTFDDGPDPRWTPKVLERLAKHHVHATFFMLGRSVERYPDVARQVAEAGHEIGIHGWTHKDMTTIGLPDLTKIMKRTHAQISEATGRSPVLLRPPYGRFDAEVIYAATGFGYTIPLWSHSLPSKNSLSAATHNVEVASPGMIVLAHDARARASQDVVVAADWMIDRMQTSGYTFQTVTAMLDAGDRG; encoded by the coding sequence ATGGGGCGCGGGGGCGAAGTTTCACGGAGGGCGGCCGTCGGACTGTCCGTCGGTGCAGCGGGATTCGCCGTCGTCGGCGCGGCTGCGGGACGAGGTCTCGACGACTACCAACGCACGCACCGACCACCGTCCTACCGGGTCGCCCCGTTGACGGAGACATCAACGCACGGACGCGAGGCGCGACTGGTGTGGCGCGGTCCGGCAGTCGGCCGCGGGGTGGCGTTGACGTTCGATGACGGACCCGATCCGCGATGGACGCCCAAGGTCCTGGAGCGGTTGGCCAAGCACCATGTGCACGCGACATTCTTCATGCTGGGCAGGTCCGTCGAGCGCTACCCGGACGTCGCCCGGCAGGTCGCGGAGGCCGGCCACGAGATCGGCATCCACGGCTGGACCCACAAGGACATGACGACCATCGGTCTGCCCGATCTCACCAAGATCATGAAGCGCACCCACGCACAGATCAGCGAAGCCACGGGTCGTAGCCCGGTGCTGCTACGTCCGCCCTACGGTCGCTTTGATGCCGAAGTCATATACGCCGCAACCGGTTTCGGCTACACCATCCCGTTGTGGTCACACAGCCTGCCGAGCAAGAACTCGCTGTCCGCCGCGACCCACAACGTTGAGGTTGCCTCGCCGGGCATGATCGTGCTCGCGCACGATGCCCGGGCTCGGGCCTCGCAGGACGTGGTCGTTGCCGCCGACTGGATGATCGATCGGATGCAGACTTCCGGCTACACCTTCCAGACCGTCACCGCGATGCTCGATGCTGGTGACCGTGGCTGA
- a CDS encoding PH domain-containing protein — translation MIDFKNGMVFKLAATDPAAIAPDVAELLIEGEQILSCFKAARDFVVFTNKRLVAVNVQGITGRKRDYTSLPYSKVQAFSIETAGSFDLDSELEIWFSGLGLARLEFRGDVDIRQIGRLLAHHIL, via the coding sequence ATGATCGACTTCAAGAACGGCATGGTCTTCAAGCTCGCCGCCACCGATCCTGCTGCGATCGCACCTGACGTCGCCGAGCTGCTCATCGAGGGTGAGCAGATCCTCTCCTGCTTCAAGGCAGCCCGCGACTTCGTCGTCTTCACCAACAAGCGCCTCGTGGCCGTCAACGTGCAGGGCATCACGGGCCGCAAACGTGACTACACGTCGCTGCCGTACTCCAAGGTGCAGGCGTTCTCCATCGAGACAGCCGGCTCGTTCGACCTCGACTCCGAGCTGGAGATCTGGTTCAGCGGCTTGGGTCTGGCGCGGCTGGAGTTCAGAGGTGACGTGGACATCCGGCAGATCGGCCGGCTGCTAGCCCACCACATTCTCTGA